From one Chlamydiifrater phoenicopteri genomic stretch:
- a CDS encoding tetratricopeptide repeat protein has product MDEMSKSQLAKEYLCSGINLFLSGEYAQSEERLKEVLSLDSESALAYCYLGIICLETGRAEEALKWCSLGLESDPSDSYLRYCYGVALDRNNRLGEAVEQYHLYIDLHPEDSECWFSLGSAYHKLKDYEKAMDCFDKILAVDPWNPQSLYNKAVILSDMDKEEEAIMVLETTVKKNPLYWKGWIKLGYLLSKGKEWLRAAEAYERVVRLRPDLADGHYNLGLCYLTLDKTKLALKAFREALHLNEEDADAHFYVGLSYMDLKQDRNAFDAFNKALAINLDHERAHYLLGYLYHMKGDAEKALKELAFLSSKESQFAPLLEKAVVTGSFPLPLGKKVL; this is encoded by the coding sequence ATGGACGAAATGTCGAAATCCCAGCTAGCGAAAGAATATCTATGTTCGGGAATCAATTTATTTTTAAGTGGAGAATACGCGCAATCTGAGGAAAGATTGAAAGAGGTTCTCTCCTTAGATTCAGAATCTGCGTTAGCTTATTGTTATTTGGGAATCATTTGTCTGGAAACGGGTCGAGCCGAGGAGGCGTTGAAATGGTGTTCTCTTGGTCTGGAGTCTGATCCCAGTGATAGCTATCTTCGGTACTGTTACGGTGTGGCTTTGGATAGGAATAATCGTTTAGGGGAGGCTGTTGAGCAATACCACCTGTACATAGATTTGCACCCCGAGGATTCTGAGTGTTGGTTTAGTTTGGGAAGTGCTTACCATAAATTAAAAGACTACGAAAAGGCTATGGATTGCTTTGATAAGATCTTAGCCGTTGACCCATGGAATCCGCAAAGCCTTTATAATAAAGCTGTTATTCTTTCTGATATGGATAAAGAGGAAGAAGCCATTATGGTTTTGGAAACAACCGTTAAGAAAAATCCTCTATACTGGAAAGGGTGGATTAAACTAGGGTATCTTCTCTCTAAGGGGAAAGAGTGGTTGCGAGCAGCTGAAGCATATGAAAGAGTTGTTCGTTTGCGGCCGGATCTTGCCGATGGACATTATAATTTGGGATTGTGTTACCTGACGTTAGATAAAACAAAACTAGCTTTAAAAGCGTTTAGGGAAGCTTTACATCTTAATGAAGAAGATGCCGATGCTCATTTTTATGTAGGATTGTCTTACATGGATTTAAAACAAGACCGGAATGCTTTTGATGCTTTTAACAAAGCTTTAGCAATTAATTTGGATCATGAAAGGGCCCATTATTTATTGGGGTACTTGTATCATATGAAAGGGGACGCGGAGAAAGCTTTGAAGGAGCTAGCGTTTTTATCTTCCAAGGAATCTCAGTTTGCTCCGCTTTTGGAGAAGGCTGTTGTGACGGGATCTTTCCCTCTTCCTTTGGGTAAAAAAGTGCTTTAA